A genomic stretch from Synergistaceae bacterium includes:
- a CDS encoding TnpV protein: MMNGNSLTYRQMGDYWIPNLEMDERKEPEPLGKYALMRLEYLKNHRKGMYEALLLRGTLYSHLTETEETAKSRIEKDMRKMLEREPAPNKATDQMGWVRHMNMTKALAEERIMDLIHE, translated from the coding sequence ATGATGAACGGAAACAGCCTGACGTATCGGCAGATGGGAGATTACTGGATTCCGAACCTGGAGATGGACGAGCGGAAGGAACCGGAGCCTCTGGGCAAATACGCTCTGATGAGGCTGGAATATTTGAAGAACCACAGGAAGGGAATGTACGAGGCACTGCTCCTGAGAGGGACGCTTTACAGCCACCTGACGGAGACCGAAGAAACGGCGAAATCGAGAATCGAGAAGGACATGAGGAAGATGCTGGAGAGGGAACCGGCTCCGAACAAGGCGACGGACCAGATGGGCTGGGTCCGGCACATGAACATGACGAAAGCCCTGGCGGAAGAGAGAATTATGGACCTGATCCACGAGTAG